A window of Chitinophaga sp. MM2321 contains these coding sequences:
- a CDS encoding STN and carboxypeptidase regulatory-like domain-containing protein has translation MPFIRLLLTLFLTGTLALNVAAQSLLSRVVSVEVKQRPLSEVLNTISKQGNFYFSYISNILPQDSLVSISARNKTVRQVLDLLLEGNYNYKESGNYIILLKKSSGQTFYLITGVVTDKKTGQRVSNASVYERQQLISTLTNNDGYFRLRLKDRYPTAAISVSKELYADTSLLLNTGVDQEVAVTISPTTFQLKTVEITGRHQVEKTWLGRMVLSSRQKVQSLNLSAFLADKPYQASLTPGLGTHGKMGAQVINKFSFNIIGGYTAGVDGLEVGTAFNIVKNDMQYVQIAGFMNIVGGKARGVQVAGFHNNVLDSMKGVQVAGFSNIVQGSQDGLQITGGIGQIRGNMSGVQIQGLAGISRGYTEGLQIAGGYAYSGKDINGVQVSGLYNYANATAHGVQLSAGGNITRGTMNGIQIASLFNYARRLNGVQIGLVNISDTSTGYSIGLVNIVRKGYQKVAVFSTDLLPLNLAWKTGRKELYSILLLGMSPGNNNKAYSFGYGVGKEIPFNKQLFLSAEVTGQSLYLGSWEDNSQVFRLQPSLHFKLADKISIFAGPSLSVHLFDDLQQVPGYKTEIPGGKYPSFNMGSHAAGWLGWQVGISIF, from the coding sequence ATGCCATTCATTAGATTATTATTGACCCTGTTTTTAACAGGAACGCTTGCGCTGAATGTTGCCGCACAAAGTTTATTAAGCAGGGTTGTCTCTGTAGAAGTAAAGCAGCGGCCACTTTCAGAGGTATTGAATACCATCAGTAAACAGGGTAATTTTTATTTCTCCTATATCAGCAATATTCTTCCGCAGGATAGTCTGGTCAGTATTTCTGCCCGCAATAAAACAGTCAGACAGGTACTGGATCTTTTATTGGAAGGCAATTATAATTACAAGGAATCCGGCAATTATATCATCTTGCTAAAAAAATCTTCCGGGCAAACATTTTACCTGATCACCGGGGTCGTCACGGATAAAAAAACGGGGCAGCGGGTTTCGAATGCCAGTGTCTATGAACGACAGCAACTCATTTCTACATTAACAAACAACGATGGTTACTTCAGGCTGCGGTTAAAGGATAGATATCCTACCGCAGCCATTAGTGTTAGTAAGGAGCTGTATGCAGATACTTCATTGCTGCTGAATACCGGGGTGGATCAGGAAGTTGCCGTCACGATTTCGCCTACCACTTTTCAGCTGAAAACAGTGGAGATAACCGGCCGCCATCAGGTGGAGAAAACCTGGTTGGGCCGGATGGTTTTATCTTCCCGTCAGAAAGTACAAAGTTTGAATCTGAGTGCTTTCCTGGCCGATAAGCCTTACCAGGCGTCGCTTACACCGGGCCTTGGTACGCATGGAAAAATGGGTGCGCAGGTAATAAATAAATTCTCCTTCAATATTATTGGAGGCTACACCGCCGGTGTGGATGGACTGGAAGTAGGTACCGCATTCAATATTGTGAAGAATGATATGCAATATGTGCAGATTGCGGGGTTTATGAACATCGTAGGTGGTAAGGCGCGCGGTGTGCAGGTAGCTGGTTTTCATAACAATGTGCTGGACTCCATGAAAGGTGTACAGGTAGCGGGTTTCAGCAATATTGTACAGGGTAGTCAGGATGGGTTACAGATTACAGGTGGTATCGGACAGATACGTGGTAATATGAGCGGTGTGCAGATCCAGGGGCTGGCAGGTATTTCGCGTGGCTATACGGAAGGATTGCAGATAGCGGGTGGCTATGCTTACAGTGGCAAAGATATAAACGGCGTACAGGTGTCGGGGTTATACAACTATGCCAATGCTACCGCACACGGCGTACAGCTTTCCGCCGGTGGTAACATCACCAGGGGAACGATGAATGGTATACAGATCGCCAGCCTTTTTAACTATGCCCGGCGATTGAACGGGGTGCAGATAGGACTTGTTAATATCTCGGATACTTCTACCGGTTATAGTATCGGTCTTGTTAATATTGTGCGGAAAGGCTATCAGAAAGTTGCTGTTTTTTCTACTGATCTGCTGCCGCTGAACCTCGCATGGAAAACCGGCCGGAAAGAGCTGTACAGCATATTGCTATTGGGGATGAGCCCTGGTAATAATAATAAGGCTTACTCGTTCGGATATGGGGTTGGCAAGGAAATTCCTTTTAATAAACAGCTGTTTTTATCAGCAGAAGTTACAGGGCAAAGTTTGTATCTCGGTAGCTGGGAAGATAATTCACAGGTGTTCCGTTTACAACCTTCTCTTCATTTTAAACTGGCTGATAAAATCTCCATATTCGCAGGACCTTCGCTGTCCGTGCATTTGTTTGATGACCTTCAACAGGTGCCCGGTTACAAAACGGAGATTCCCGGCGGAAAATATCCTTCTTTTAATATGGGCAGTCATGCAGCCGGTTGGCTGGGATGGCAGGTGGGGATCAGTATTTTCTGA